One genomic segment of Caldimonas brevitalea includes these proteins:
- a CDS encoding pyrimidine 5'-nucleotidase translates to MNRALPTSRQPVWLFDLDNTLHDASHAAFSMLDVSMNDYIRRTLQVSAEEADFLRRDYWRRYGATLLGLVRHHQISATDFLHVTHQLPGLEERLRAHAHDKAALKRLPGRKYVLTNAPAAYARRVLAELRLSACFDGLLCIEDMRMFGHFRPKPDARMLRHVLARLKTPAHRCVLVEDTLAHQKSARKLGMRTVWMQRYVRRNSHGPEVGVYVLRRPTYVHARIRSLQKLRELSCPKTMPLSLW, encoded by the coding sequence ATGAACCGTGCCCTGCCGACCTCGCGCCAGCCGGTCTGGTTGTTCGACCTCGACAACACCTTGCACGACGCCTCGCATGCGGCGTTCTCGATGCTCGACGTGTCGATGAACGACTACATTCGGCGCACGCTGCAGGTGAGCGCGGAAGAGGCCGACTTTCTGCGGCGCGACTATTGGCGCCGCTATGGCGCGACCCTGCTGGGCCTGGTGCGCCACCACCAGATCAGCGCGACCGACTTCCTGCATGTGACCCACCAGTTGCCCGGCTTGGAGGAGCGCCTGCGCGCGCATGCACATGACAAGGCGGCGTTGAAGCGGCTGCCCGGGCGCAAGTACGTGTTGACCAACGCGCCCGCGGCCTACGCGCGCCGGGTGCTGGCCGAGCTGCGGCTGAGCGCTTGCTTCGACGGCCTGTTGTGCATCGAGGACATGCGCATGTTCGGCCACTTCCGCCCCAAGCCCGATGCGCGCATGCTGCGGCACGTGCTGGCGCGTCTGAAAACGCCCGCGCATCGCTGCGTCCTGGTCGAAGACACGCTCGCACACCAGAAATCTGCACGCAAATTGGGGATGCGGACGGTGTGGATGCAGCGATACGTGAGACGCAATTCACACGGACCCGAAGTAGGTGTTTACGTGCTGCGTCGTCCGACTTACGTGCATGCGAGAATCCGCTCGCTACAAAAGTTACGCGAGCTGTCATGTCCGAAAACAATGCCCCTATCACTATGGTGA
- the argB gene encoding acetylglutamate kinase encodes MSNEPPAAGHAVHQADLAHVSPRDKAEILAQALPYIRKFHGKTIVIKYGGNAMTDPALQLDFAEDVVLLKLVGMNPVVVHGGGPQIDEALAKIGKKGTFIQGMRVTDEETMEVVEWVLAGQVQQDIVGLINVAGGKAVGLTGRDGGLIRARKLKMLDKDDPSKEHDVGQVGQIESIDPSVVKALQDDQFIPVISPLGFGEHNENYNINADVVAGKLAEVLKAEKLVLLTNTPGVLDKSGRLLTDLSAREIDELFADGTISGGMLPKIASALDAAKSGVNSVHIIDGRVPHSMLLEILTEQAYGTMIRSH; translated from the coding sequence ATGAGCAACGAGCCCCCCGCTGCCGGCCACGCCGTCCACCAAGCCGATCTCGCCCACGTCTCGCCGCGCGACAAGGCCGAAATCCTCGCCCAGGCCTTGCCCTACATCCGCAAGTTCCACGGCAAGACGATCGTCATCAAGTACGGCGGCAACGCGATGACCGACCCGGCGCTGCAGCTCGATTTCGCCGAAGACGTGGTGCTGCTGAAGCTGGTGGGCATGAACCCGGTGGTGGTGCACGGCGGCGGCCCGCAGATCGACGAGGCGTTGGCCAAGATCGGCAAGAAGGGCACCTTCATCCAAGGCATGCGCGTGACCGATGAAGAGACCATGGAAGTGGTCGAATGGGTGCTGGCCGGCCAGGTGCAGCAGGACATCGTCGGCCTGATCAACGTCGCGGGCGGCAAGGCCGTCGGCCTGACGGGGCGGGACGGTGGGCTGATCCGCGCGCGCAAGCTGAAGATGCTCGACAAGGACGATCCGTCGAAGGAGCACGACGTCGGCCAGGTCGGCCAGATCGAATCGATCGACCCGTCGGTGGTGAAGGCGCTGCAGGACGACCAGTTCATTCCGGTGATCTCGCCGCTCGGCTTCGGCGAGCACAACGAGAACTACAACATCAACGCCGACGTCGTGGCGGGCAAGCTGGCCGAGGTCTTGAAGGCCGAAAAGCTGGTGCTGCTGACCAACACGCCGGGTGTGCTCGACAAGAGCGGCAGGCTACTGACCGACTTGTCGGCCCGCGAGATCGACGAATTGTTCGCCGACGGCACCATCTCGGGCGGCATGCTGCCCAAGATCGCGTCGGCGCTCGATGCGGCCAAGAGCGGCGTCAATTCGGTGCACATCATCGACGGCCGGGTGCCCCACTCGATGCTGCTCGAGATCCTGACCGAGCAGGCCTACGGCACCATGATCCGGTCGCATTGA
- a CDS encoding DUF411 domain-containing protein encodes MSTRRHVLGTLAAAAATAFVWPAQAAKTPQQRIEVWKSPTCGCCTAWVEHLQQNGFEVTVHEVEAPGEYRARFGLPDTYGSCHTGRVGGYVLEGHVPAREIVRLLKEKPAAVGLAVPGMPVGSPGMEVGARKDPYDVLLVTRDGKARVYQKYP; translated from the coding sequence ATGTCCACCCGACGCCATGTTCTCGGCACCCTCGCCGCCGCCGCGGCCACCGCATTCGTCTGGCCCGCCCAGGCCGCCAAGACACCACAACAGCGCATCGAGGTCTGGAAGTCGCCCACCTGTGGCTGCTGCACCGCCTGGGTGGAGCACCTGCAGCAAAACGGTTTCGAGGTGACGGTGCACGAGGTCGAGGCGCCCGGCGAGTACCGGGCGCGTTTCGGCTTGCCCGACACCTATGGTTCCTGCCACACCGGGCGGGTCGGCGGCTACGTGCTCGAAGGCCATGTGCCGGCACGCGAAATCGTCCGGCTGCTGAAAGAAAAGCCCGCCGCGGTGGGCCTGGCCGTGCCCGGCATGCCGGTGGGCTCGCCCGGCATGGAAGTGGGCGCTCGCAAGGACCCGTACGACGTGCTGCTTGTCACACGGGACGGCAAGGCTCGCGTCTACCAAAAGTACCCCTGA
- a CDS encoding copper-binding protein: MKRWMATLLLLASGAAMAQMTDGEVRKIDKDNGKITIKHGEIKHLDVPAMSMVFRAQPAGLIDKVQVGDKVRFRAEKVGGTYTVTSIEPQK, from the coding sequence ATGAAACGTTGGATGGCCACGCTCTTACTGCTCGCGTCGGGTGCCGCGATGGCGCAGATGACCGACGGCGAAGTGCGCAAGATCGACAAAGACAACGGCAAGATCACGATCAAGCACGGCGAGATCAAGCACCTGGACGTGCCCGCGATGTCGATGGTGTTCAGGGCCCAGCCGGCGGGTCTGATCGACAAGGTGCAGGTGGGCGACAAGGTGCGTTTCCGCGCCGAGAAGGTCGGCGGCACTTACACCGTCACGTCGATCGAGCCGCAGAAGTAA
- a CDS encoding LysR family transcriptional regulator codes for MKIENTQELRLIVACAAGGNLSAAGRLLDVSPAAASAMLQRLEARVGARLFERSTRAMRPTPAGEVLADYARRALELLNEGVAQIGDDRQALRGTVRLTAASDLTRHVLLPWLDTFLARHAGVELDLRVSDSLQDVVKDQVDLALRYGHLDDSRLVARKLLDCRRVACASPRYLAEHGTPERPEDLSAHECITFRLRNRRNTVWPFWPAVGGGGCEVRVTGRRQCDDGEIARRWAVQGLGVTYKSELDVQADLLAGRLVRLFPGWQGEAIPLHAVLPSNRFIPARVRALVDHLAVCCAALPPLV; via the coding sequence ATGAAAATTGAAAATACCCAGGAGCTGCGCCTGATCGTGGCCTGTGCGGCTGGCGGCAACCTGTCGGCCGCCGGGCGCTTGCTCGACGTCTCGCCGGCAGCGGCCAGCGCGATGCTGCAACGGCTGGAAGCGCGGGTGGGGGCGCGGTTGTTCGAGCGCAGCACCCGGGCCATGCGGCCGACACCGGCAGGCGAGGTGCTGGCCGATTACGCGCGGCGTGCGCTCGAGTTGCTGAATGAAGGAGTGGCCCAGATCGGCGACGACCGCCAGGCGCTGCGCGGCACGGTCCGGCTGACGGCGGCGAGCGACCTGACCCGCCATGTGTTGCTGCCCTGGCTCGACACCTTTCTGGCCCGTCATGCCGGCGTGGAGCTGGATTTGCGGGTCAGCGACAGCCTGCAGGACGTCGTCAAGGACCAGGTCGACCTGGCCTTGCGCTACGGCCACCTGGACGACAGCCGCCTGGTCGCCCGCAAACTGCTCGATTGCCGGCGGGTGGCCTGCGCGTCACCCCGGTATCTGGCCGAGCACGGCACGCCCGAGCGGCCGGAAGACCTGTCGGCGCACGAGTGCATCACATTCCGCCTGCGCAACCGGCGCAACACCGTGTGGCCGTTCTGGCCCGCGGTGGGCGGCGGAGGGTGCGAGGTGAGGGTGACGGGCCGGCGCCAGTGCGACGACGGCGAAATCGCACGGCGCTGGGCCGTGCAGGGCCTGGGGGTGACCTACAAGAGCGAACTCGACGTGCAGGCCGATCTGCTCGCGGGCCGCCTGGTGCGCTTGTTTCCCGGCTGGCAGGGGGAGGCGATTCCGCTGCATGCGGTGCTGCCCAGCAACCGGTTCATCCCGGCGCGGGTGCGCGCCCTGGTCGACCACCTGGCCGTCTGCTGCGCAGCCTTGCCACCGCTGGTGTGA
- a CDS encoding zinc-binding alcohol dehydrogenase family protein, which translates to MKAVGYTHNLPSDDPRALIDLELPSPVPGAHDLQVRVQAVSVNPVDTKVRRKRPASEVSPQVLGWDAVGTVLEVGSAVQGFRPGDRVWYAGAIDRPGSNAEQQLVDARIVAKAPSRLSDAEAAALPLTTITAWELLFDRLQVPRAAPQPQSAGPAALLITGGAGGVGSILIQLARQLTDLTIVATASRPSSREWCLALGVHHVIDHREPFVPQLQALALPPLRYAASLTHTPQHYAQLVEALAPQGRLALIDDFEPGDIDVMALKGKCLSLHWEMMFARSLHQTPDMAEQGRLLGEVAALVEAGRVRSTLSDNLGPINAANLRRAHALVESGQVQGKLVLQGFGD; encoded by the coding sequence ATGAAAGCCGTCGGCTACACCCACAACCTGCCCAGCGACGATCCCCGCGCGCTGATCGACCTCGAACTGCCCTCCCCGGTCCCCGGGGCGCACGATCTGCAGGTGCGGGTGCAGGCGGTTTCGGTCAACCCGGTCGACACCAAGGTGCGCCGCAAGCGCCCGGCCAGCGAGGTGTCGCCGCAGGTGCTCGGATGGGACGCGGTGGGCACCGTGCTCGAGGTGGGATCGGCGGTCCAGGGCTTCCGGCCCGGTGACCGGGTCTGGTACGCCGGGGCCATCGACCGACCGGGCAGCAATGCCGAACAGCAACTGGTGGACGCGCGCATCGTCGCCAAGGCGCCGTCCCGGCTGTCGGACGCCGAAGCGGCGGCGCTGCCGCTGACCACCATCACCGCGTGGGAGCTGTTGTTCGATCGCCTGCAGGTGCCGCGCGCGGCGCCCCAGCCCCAAAGCGCCGGCCCTGCCGCTTTGCTGATCACCGGGGGCGCCGGCGGCGTCGGGTCGATCCTGATCCAGCTCGCACGCCAGCTGACCGACCTCACGATCGTGGCCACCGCATCTCGGCCGTCGTCACGCGAGTGGTGCCTGGCGCTCGGCGTCCACCATGTGATCGACCATCGCGAACCGTTCGTGCCGCAGCTGCAGGCGCTGGCGCTGCCGCCGCTGCGCTATGCGGCCAGCCTCACCCACACGCCGCAGCACTACGCACAGCTGGTCGAAGCCCTCGCGCCGCAGGGGCGTTTGGCACTGATCGACGACTTCGAGCCCGGCGACATCGACGTGATGGCGCTCAAGGGCAAGTGTTTGTCGCTGCACTGGGAAATGATGTTTGCGCGCTCCTTGCACCAGACGCCCGACATGGCCGAACAAGGCCGCTTGCTCGGCGAGGTCGCGGCGCTGGTCGAGGCGGGGCGGGTGCGCAGCACGCTGAGCGACAACCTGGGGCCGATCAACGCCGCGAACCTGCGGCGGGCCCACGCGCTGGTGGAGAGCGGGCAGGTGCAGGGCAAGCTGGTGTTGCAAGGTTTCGGCGACTGA
- the bioD gene encoding dethiobiotin synthase, which yields MTKGCFVTGTDTEVGKTFVSAALLQALAASGLRCAGYKPVAAGTVWRDGRQVNEDVEALKAASNVDLADDEVCATLLHEPCAPHIAARLAGRVLSRQALLDGAHHLARRADVVVVEGVGGFCVPLGDAGGADELAADLGLPVVLVVGLRLGCLNHALLTAEVVRARGLPLAGWVGNRVDPGMAWADDNIAALHSSLGGRFDAPCLGIMPWLEGGAAAAAARHLDVTPLLRRWTP from the coding sequence GTGACCAAGGGATGTTTCGTGACCGGCACCGACACCGAGGTCGGCAAGACCTTCGTCAGCGCGGCGCTGCTGCAAGCCCTGGCCGCGAGTGGATTGCGCTGCGCCGGCTACAAACCGGTGGCGGCCGGCACGGTGTGGCGTGACGGGCGGCAGGTCAACGAGGATGTCGAGGCCCTGAAGGCCGCGTCCAACGTCGATCTTGCGGACGACGAGGTGTGCGCAACGCTGCTACACGAACCCTGCGCGCCGCACATCGCCGCACGCCTTGCGGGCCGGGTGCTGTCGCGCCAGGCCCTGCTGGACGGCGCGCACCATCTCGCCCGCCGCGCCGACGTGGTGGTGGTCGAAGGTGTGGGCGGCTTTTGTGTCCCGCTCGGCGACGCCGGCGGGGCCGACGAGCTGGCGGCCGATCTGGGGCTGCCGGTGGTGCTGGTGGTGGGGTTGCGGCTGGGCTGTTTGAACCATGCGCTGCTCACGGCCGAGGTGGTCCGCGCGCGCGGGCTGCCCCTGGCCGGGTGGGTCGGCAACCGGGTCGACCCGGGCATGGCCTGGGCCGACGACAACATCGCGGCGTTGCACAGCAGCCTGGGCGGTCGCTTCGACGCGCCCTGCCTGGGCATCATGCCCTGGCTCGAAGGCGGCGCGGCCGCGGCCGCCGCGCGGCACCTCGACGTCACGCCTTTGCTGAGACGCTGGACACCCTGA
- the bioF gene encoding 8-amino-7-oxononanoate synthase — translation MLLDHLERQLAARRADALLRRRRTAQGACGPHQQVADGTSPPRDMLAFCSNDYLGLAQHQHVRAGLIEGAQRDGVGSGASHLVSGHHAVHVALEQRLAEMLAPHVPDARALFFCSGYMANLAVLTALGDAQATIFSEALNHASLIDGARLAKAAVEKYAHADVAGLEAQLAACRSPVKLIVTDAVFSMDGDIAPLPELLALAERHDAWVVVDDAHGFGVLGEQGRGSLAHFGLCSERLIYMGTLGKAAGVAGAFVAAHPTVIDWLVQSARTYIYTTAAPLPLAHALLASLDLIRGDEGEQRRQHLRALVTRLRDGLGEVLAGHRWCLAPSDTAIQPLIVGANADALQLAAALETQGCWVPAIRPPTVPAGTARLRITLSAAHREADVDRLVQALARAAGEVAR, via the coding sequence ATGCTGCTTGACCATCTCGAGCGTCAACTCGCGGCCCGCCGCGCCGACGCACTGCTGCGCAGACGCCGCACCGCACAAGGCGCGTGCGGCCCGCACCAGCAGGTCGCCGACGGCACGTCGCCGCCCCGCGACATGCTGGCCTTTTGCAGCAACGACTACCTCGGGCTGGCGCAACACCAGCACGTGCGCGCCGGGTTGATCGAAGGTGCGCAGCGCGATGGTGTCGGCAGCGGTGCGTCGCACCTGGTGAGCGGGCACCATGCGGTGCATGTGGCGCTGGAACAGCGGCTGGCCGAGATGCTGGCGCCGCACGTGCCGGACGCCCGCGCCTTGTTCTTCTGCTCCGGCTACATGGCCAACCTGGCCGTGCTCACCGCGCTCGGCGATGCACAGGCCACGATCTTCTCGGAGGCCCTCAACCATGCTTCGTTGATCGACGGCGCGCGCCTGGCGAAGGCCGCGGTCGAGAAGTACGCCCACGCCGACGTCGCCGGGCTCGAGGCGCAGCTGGCGGCCTGCCGCAGCCCGGTCAAGCTGATCGTCACCGATGCGGTGTTCAGCATGGACGGCGACATCGCGCCCTTGCCCGAACTGCTCGCCTTGGCGGAGCGCCACGACGCCTGGGTGGTGGTGGACGACGCCCATGGTTTCGGCGTGTTGGGCGAGCAGGGGCGGGGCAGCCTCGCGCACTTCGGCTTGTGCAGCGAGCGTCTGATCTACATGGGCACGCTGGGCAAGGCGGCGGGTGTCGCCGGTGCCTTCGTCGCCGCGCATCCCACGGTGATCGACTGGCTGGTGCAGAGCGCGCGCACCTACATCTACACCACCGCCGCGCCGCTGCCGCTGGCCCATGCGCTGCTTGCCAGCCTGGATCTGATCCGCGGCGACGAGGGCGAACAGCGCCGGCAGCACCTGCGGGCGCTGGTGACACGCTTGCGCGACGGACTGGGCGAGGTGTTGGCCGGCCACCGCTGGTGTCTGGCGCCGTCCGACACTGCGATCCAACCGCTGATCGTCGGCGCCAACGCCGACGCGCTGCAACTGGCCGCGGCGCTCGAAACCCAGGGCTGCTGGGTGCCAGCCATCCGCCCGCCCACCGTGCCGGCCGGCACCGCCCGCTTGCGTATCACCCTCAGCGCGGCCCATCGGGAAGCCGACGTCGACCGGTTGGTGCAGGCGCTGGCGCGGGCCGCAGGGGAGGTGGCGCGGTGA